A stretch of the Apis mellifera strain DH4 unplaced genomic scaffold, Amel_HAv3.1 GroupUN_248, whole genome shotgun sequence genome encodes the following:
- the LOC113219361 gene encoding uncharacterized protein LOC113219361 has translation MKEIIIDALKRKILGWTPETQYASLIHIIIINEIFCLRVFESKGRLRYDWSIIYASICIILYTICTNEIININYKNWPAYQEISYKLTIYINIISVIIFIIFGMLNTELA, from the exons atgaaag aaataataattgatgcacttaaaagaaaaatcttaggATGGACACCAGAAACTCAATATGCTTCATTAAtacatatcattattatcaatgaaatattttgtctaCGTGTATTTGAATCTAAAGGACGATTACGATATGATTGGAGTATAATATATGCTAGTAtatgtatcattttatatactatatgtacaaatgaaataataaacataaattataaaaattggccTGCATATCAAGAGATCAGTTATAAACtgactatatatattaatattataagtgtcataatttttataatttttggaatgcTGAATACAGAA CTTGCTTAA